In Penicillium psychrofluorescens genome assembly, chromosome: 5, a single window of DNA contains:
- a CDS encoding uncharacterized protein (ID:PFLUO_007428-T1.cds;~source:funannotate) has translation MGYGLIGATALVFIGVAVSKASYQHLGYRTTTMLRGGLMAVVFKHMMTLPLGGTDESSAMSLMGSDIEMLAEYFQSTVCETWANILQLGLATWLLETQMGAVCIAPIAVVIAFTAASFGMGNVVSSRQKTWLEATEKRINFTTAVLGSIRNVKFLGLTENMGAMIEASRTEELKISKKFRRTQTIRVCMGVWLSQLGPPRVVE, from the exons ATGGGCTACGGCTTGATTGGCGCCACTGCCCTTGTCTTTATTGGCGTTGCT GTATCAAAGGCCTCTTACCAGCACCTGGGGTACCGTACTACGACTATGCTCCGTGGTGGTCTCATGGCCGTTGTTTTCAAGCACATGATGACCCTGCCACTGGGAGGCACTGATGAATCCAGCGCTATGTCTCTCATGGGTTCTGACATAGAGATGCTTGCTGAATACTTCCAATCTACGGTGTGTGAAACTTGGGCTAACATCCTACAACTGGGGCTAGCTACCTGGCTACTGGAAACCCAGATGGGTGCTGTCTGCATTGCACCCATTGCGGTTGTCATAG CCTTCACGGCTGCGTCATTTGGCATGGGCAATGTCGTGTCTTCTCGGCAGAAGACATGGCTCGAAGCTACCGAGAAGCGCATAAACTTCACCACTGCTGTACTCGGGTCTATTCGGAATGTCAAGTTTCTCGGGTTGACCGAAAATATGGGAGCGATGATCGAAGCCTCCCGCACAGAAGAGCTGAAGATCTCGAAAAAGTTTCGCCGCACCCAGACCATTCGTGTCTGCATGGGTGTGTGGCTCTCCCAGCTCGGCCCGCCTCGAGTAGTTGAATAA
- a CDS encoding uncharacterized protein (ID:PFLUO_007427-T1.cds;~source:funannotate), whose amino-acid sequence MPSEGTKRQPLSCENCRQRKIRCIGYGVPCDTCRKRGFALSCQFKRDIEPATRDTRNHDAQHGVLLQRMSTLENLLQQNIDLTAITINSQQSHSLRSPVSEQNLSSFAGHFAASPLSMSTSNQTSPHQQFGALSTSPTGHVRYIPCNTSPDSALLVSLQDSIQPHPPAPEGFPFFSDMPTMHRPLLDMLPPSRQCDELVSKFLEVFSPLFHILHDPTFQTSYASFKNDPHSSPLAFLGLLFTALGLAVTALDEKNSLLEDLGRESSPAANIRSLAAKYRSAAMKCLAADNFMWRHNLHTVQCLVLLVYAINHTHGPAWSLLGTTLNIAIAIGCHVDPATLNVDLIQAEERRRAWAALMMLYTIQNTCLGNLTPFRLEHNVPLPADSDDEEILSSHSPTNLYPLETRKPTKMSYILFKFRLYNLASDICQLTSSASPIPSQIHALDDRINLEQQEQAARFQGKTDLPTYHQVHSFILDNYTNHLILLLHRPLFSLEVRDKSIDASFERCKQAALTILSNYQMLHTRQEFQPYCWYINGVGSFHAFLAVSTLLVLLGKEKAMPEPGRLMSEAVQGCLARFQEKSPYSEICSNAFSILRPLIVGENHQTASLPALPPNVPEFEVMNTMGGSTDQSVSMDIRDDGFDEFDLNGWTVPESLEHMVCAIPSEQWLFSAGFPWAQSTSI is encoded by the coding sequence ATGCCCTCAGAAGGAACCAAGAGACAGCCACTCAGCTGTGAAAACTGTCGGCAACGGAAGATTCGCTGTATAGGATATGGTGTGCCATGTGATACATGTCGAAAGCGTGGATTTGCTCTTAGCTGCCAATTCAAGCGCGATATTGAGCCGGCCACCCGAGATACCCGAAATCATGACGCTCAACATGGGGTCCTGCTGCAACGCATGTCAACCCTGGAGAATCTTCTGCAACAGAACATTGATTTAACTGCCATCACAATCAATTCTCAACAGTCGCACAGTCTGCGGTCCCCTGTCTCCGAACAAAACCTGTCTTCGTTTGCGGGCCACTTTGCTGCTTCGCCCTTGTCGATGTCCACAAGCAATCAAACTTCACCTCACCAACAATTCGGTGCATTATCTACCTCTCCAACGGGTCATGTCCGGTACATTCCCTGTAACACCTCTCCCGACTCCGCCCTATTAGTCTCTTTGCAGGATTCGATCCAACCACACCCGCCGGCCCCAGAAgggtttccttttttctcCGACATGCCCACCATGCATCGGCCTCTTCTTGACATGCTCCCGCCTTCTCGACAATGCGATGAGCTTGTGTCTAAGTTTCTTGAAGTTTTCTCGCCGCTTTTCCATATCCTGCACGATCCTACATTCCAAACATCATATGCCTCCTTTAAAAACGATCCACATTCGTCACCACTGGCCTTTTTGGGTCTGTTATTCACGGCTCTAGGACTTGCTGTTACAGCCCTAGACGAGAAAAACTCCCTCCTAGAAGATCTAGGTCGTGAGTCTTCACCGGCAGCAAACATCAGATCGCTGGCTGCAAAATATAGATCTGCTGCCATGAAGTGTCTGGCCGCAGATAACTTTATGTGGCGGCACAACCTACATACTGTCCAATGTCTTGTTCTCTTGGTCTATGCAATAAACCATACACATGGTCCAGCATGGTCACTTCTAGGAACAACCCTGAATATTGCGATTGCTATAGGGTGTCACGTTGACCCGGCTACTTTGAATGTGGATCTTATCCAAGCAGAGGAGCGACGACGAGCCTGGGCGGCATTGATGATGCTCTATACGATTCAAAACACATGCCTCGGAAACTTGACACCATTCAGGCTTGAGCATAACGTCCCACTTCCCGCGGactcggatgatgaggaaatATTATCATCGCATTCACCCACGAATCTGTACCCACTCGAAACCAGAAAACCCACCAAGATGTCATACATCCTATTCAAATTCCGCCTCTATAATCTAGCATCTGATATTTGCCAGTTGACATCTTCTGCGAGCCCAATCCCCAGCCAAATACACGCTCTTGATGACCGAATCAATCTCGAGCAACAGGAACAAGCAGCACGCTTTCAGGGAAAAACCGACCTTCCTACCTACCATCAGGTGCATTCATTTATTTTGGACAATTATACTAACCACCTGATCTTGCTCCTACATCGGCCTTTGTTCAGCCTGGAAGTTCGGGACAAGTCCATCGATGCGAGCTTCGAACGGTGTAAACAGGCCGCCCTGACCATCCTCTCTAACTATCAAATGTTACACACCCGGCAAGAGTTCCAACCATACTGTTGGTATATCAATGGCGTGGGATCGTTCCATGCATTTCTTGCTGTTTCAACGCTTCTCGTACTTTtggggaaagagaaagccaTGCCAGAGCCCGGGCGCCTCATGTCGGAAGCTGTGCAGGGGTGTCTAGCTCGGTTCCAGGAGAAATCGCCGTACAGCGAAATATGCAGCAACGCGTTCTCTATTCTCAGGCCATTAATTGTCGGCGAAAATCATCAAACAGCTTCACTCCCAGCTCTACCTCCGAATGTGCCGGAATTTGAGGTCATGAATACCATGGGCGGCAGCACGGACCAGTCCGTTAGCATGGATATTCGAGATGATGGATTCGACGAATTCGATCTCAATGGTTGGACGGTCCCTGAATCATTGGAGCATATGGTGTGCGCCATCCCGTCCGAACAATGGCTGTTTTCCGCGGGGTTTCCATGGGCACAGTCAACCAGTATATAG
- a CDS encoding uncharacterized protein (ID:PFLUO_007429-T1.cds;~source:funannotate) has product MLQVNQKDDGKRRYEIEDGAGKQDAPSGGVLGRDKCKKGDLKNRQGYGNSL; this is encoded by the coding sequence ATGCTCCAGGTCAACCAGAAGGACGACGGCAAGCGCCGCtacgagatcgaggatggtGCCGGTAAGCAAGACGCGCCGTCCGGCGGAGTGCTGGGCCGCGACAAGTGCAAGAAGGGCGACCTGAAGAATCGCCAAGGATATGGAAACAGCCTGTAG
- a CDS encoding uncharacterized protein (ID:PFLUO_007430-T1.cds;~source:funannotate), with protein sequence MKYVLVSGGVISGVGKGIIASSTGLLLKTTGLTVTSIKIDPYINIDAGTMAPTEHGEVYVTDDGGEMDLDLGNYERYLLTTLTRDHNITTGKIYDQVIRNERIGHYLGKTVQVVPHVTNAIQDWIERVAKIPVDESRAEPDVCIIELGGTVGDIESAPFIHAISQLQRRAGKGNFVQIHVSYVPMIPPGPGGEQKTKPTQRAISDVRSAGLNPDLIACRCDQPLEEGTIQKIANMCSMDQKQVVAVHNVTTTYHVPMLLEKQNLIGNLTDLLNLQSIPRPADRMEQGVRMWKDWVDLARSQDHVHDTVSIALVGKYTSLKDAYISVSKALEHASMYCHKKVEIIWVDSGHLEDEAFENSPAEFHKAWHAVCTADGVLVCGGFGTRGSAGKMKAITWARTKKKPFLGVCLGMQLAVIEYAKNVAGIEDPGSEELHPGAKNHAIVFMPEVDKEKLGGTMRLGKHPCVFQEGTEWSKLRALYGPSVSQIGERHRHRYEVNPAMIGDLEKAGLTFVGKDTKGERMEIIEIRDHPWFVGVQFHPEYLSRVLDPSRAFLGFFAAAAGCLDEVTKAINKGQRSIDRSN encoded by the exons ATGAAGTACGTTCTGGTTTCTGGAG GTGTGATCTCCGGTGTGGGCAAGGGCATCATTGCCTCCAGCACGGGTCTGCTTCTCAAGACTACGGGTCTTACGGTCACCAGCATCAAGATCGACCCGTACATCAACATCGATGCGGGGACTATGGCGCCTACCGA ACACGGCGAGGTCTATGTGACGGACGACGGTGGCGAAATggaccttgatcttggcaACTACGAGCGCTATCTTCTGACTACGCTGACCCGGGACCACAACATCACC ACTGGCAAGATCTATGACCAGGTGATCCGGAATGAAAGAATTGGCCATTATCTAGGCAAGACCGTCCAGGTGGTGCCCCATGTCACCAATGCCATCCAGGATTGGATCGAGCGGGTGGCCAAGATCCCGGTCGACGAGTCCCGGGCTGAACCCGATGTGTGCATCATTGAACTCG GTGGAACCGTGGGAGACATCGAGAGTGCTCCGTTCATTCATGCCATCAGCCAGCTTCAGAGACGGGCCGGCAAGGGCAATTTCGTTCAGATCCATGTGTCTTACGTGCCCATGATCCC ACCAGGACCTGGTGGTGAGCAAAAGACCAAGCCGACCCAGAGGGCCATTAGCGATGTTCGAAGCGCTGGCCTGAACCCTGACCTG ATCGCCTGTCGTTGTGACCAACCGTTGGAAGAGGGTACCATCCAGAAGATCGCCAATATGTGCTCCATGGATCAGAAGCAGGTTGTCGCTGTACACAATGTGACGACGACTTACCACGTGCCGATGCTTCTCGAGAAGCAGAATCTGATCGGCAACCTCACTGATCTTCTCAATCTTCAATCCATCCCCCGACCAGCGGATCGCATGGAACAAGGCGTCCGTATGTGGAAGGACTGGGTAGACCTTGCCCGCAGTCAGGATCACGTGCACGACACGGTGTCAATCGCGCTGGTCGGCAAATACACTTCGCTGAAGGACGCCTATATCAGTGTTTCCAAGGCGCTCGAGCATGCATCCATGTACTGCCACAAGAAGGTCGAAATTATTTGGGTGGACTCGGGTCatctcgaggacgaggcctTTGAGAATTCGCCGGCCGAGTTCCACAAGGCATGGCATGCGGTCTGCACGGCCGATGGAGT ATTGGTTTGCGGTGGCTTTGGCACTAGAGGTAGCGCCGGGAAGATGAAGGCGATTACTTGGGCGcgcacgaagaagaagcccttCCTCGGCGTTTGCCTCGGCATGCAGCTCGCTGTCATTGAGTACGCAAAGAATGTTGCGGGTATCGAAGATCCTGGCAGCGAGGAATTGCACCCAGGAGCGAAAAACCATGCTATCGTCTTCATGCCGGAG gtcgacaaggagaagctcgGTGGCACTATGCGCCTGGGCAAGCATCCATGtgtcttccaggaaggcACTGAATGGTCCAAGTTGCGCGCACTCTATGGACCGTCGGTGTCGCAGATTGGGGAGCGCCACCGCCACCGTTACGAGGTCAACCCAGCCATGATCggggatctggagaaggccggaCTGACCTTCGTCGGCAAGGACACCAAGGGCGAGCGGATGGAGATCATTGAGATCCGCGATCACCCCTGGTTCGTGGGCGTGCAGTTCCATCCCGAATACCTCAGCCGCGTTCTGGACCCGAGCAGAGCCTTCCTCGGGTTTTTCGCTGCTGCCGCGGGATGCTTGGATGAGGTCACCAAGGCTATCAACAAGGGCCAGCGTAGTATTGACAGATCAAATTAA
- a CDS encoding uncharacterized protein (ID:PFLUO_007426-T1.cds;~source:funannotate) — translation MANLSWMSPDYPVEKYDGPPRNVAYIDQVHFDASLQPKHYEIAGTDPNSKVLILDVEIIEATGREPYRGDVLIIGQKFARVGNVPDKDALLADSKVRVLYGKGRTLMPGMGDAHTHFTWNGGDLDALGDLGIEEHTLLTARSAECYLDSGYTMCFGAASAKKRLDVVIRDAINAGDIPGPRYLANGMEMARRGGELVGSISAFADGPEEMRKVIREHIEVGVDQVKLSMSGESITEIRDAEDCYFTPEETAACVDEAHKHNKRVCSHARARDSIKQSIDHGVDVIYHASYIDEEGMDALERNKSKHIVAPGINWIIATLKDAAMFGYSTEKAEQVGYQKELETAERGMREMHRRGIVVLPGGDYGFAWTPHGTYARDLAHFVERFGFTPHEAIIAATYGVAKLFMRSHEMGQIKEGNYADCVVVNGNPLQNIAILQEHDLLNIIIINGRIHKAGHKEYVIPAQDVTGVHSMTNEMARVGMQGKTQTAF, via the exons ATGGCGAACCTTTCATGGATGTCTCCAGACTACCCCGTCGAAAAATACGATGGCCCGCCGCGAAATGTTGCCTATATCGATCAGGTACACTTCGATGCCTCCCTTCAGCCGAAGCACTATGAAATCGCTGGCACCGACCCAAACTCTAAGGTTCTCATACTCGACGTGGAGATTATCGAGGCCACAGGTCGTGAACCGTATCGTGGCGACGTGCTCATCATTG GCCAGAAGTTTGCTCGAGTAGGCAATGTTCCAGACAAGGACGCTCTTCTGGCTGATTCCAAAGTGCGCGTTCTCTATGGAAAAGGCCGTACTTTGATGCCTGGCATGGGTGATGCTCATACACACTTTACTTGGAATGGTGGAGATTTGGATGCGCTAGGAGACCTTGGTATTGAGGAACATACGCTCCTTACTGCTAGGAGCGCAGAGTGCTATCTGGATTCTGGGTACACCATGTGCTTTGGCGCAGCCTCGGCAAAAAAGCGTCTTGATGTTGTCATTCGAGATGCAATTAACGCAGGTGACATTCCAGGGCCAAGGTATCTAGCAAATGGTATGGAGATGGCTCGAAGAGGAGGTGAACTCGTAGGAAGCATCAGTGCTTTTGCAGATGGCCCTGAAGAAATGCGAAAAGT AATCCGAGAGCATATTGAAGTGGGAGTGGATCAAGTCAAACTGTCCATGTCTGGAGAGTCG ATTACCGAGATTcgagatgcagaagattgtTACTTTACACCAGAGGAAACGGCTGCTTGTGTTGACGAAGCGCACAAGCATAATAAGAGGGTTTGCTCGCATGCTCGAGCACGAGACTCGATCAAACAAAGTATTGACCACGGAGTCGATGTGATCTATCATGCCTCTTATATTGACGAAGAGGGAATGGATGCCCTTGAAAGGAACAAGTCTAAGCACATTGTTGCACCCGGTATTAACTGGATCATTGCAACTCTGAAAGATGCAGCTATGTTCGGATATTCGACCGAAAAAGCCGAACAAGTGGGATATCAAAAGGAACTCGAGACTGCAGAACGGGGCATGCGGGAAATGCATCGACGAGGAATTGTTGTTCTACCTGGAGG AGACTATGGCTTTGCTTGGACACCACATGGGACCTATGCCCGCGATCTTGCCCACTTCGTGGAGCGCTTTGGATTCACTCCCCATGAGGCCATCATCGCAGCAACGTATGGGGTTGCGAAACTGTTCATGCGTTCCCATGAGATGGGCCAGATTAAAGAAGGCAACTACGCCGACTGCGTTGTAGTAAATGGGAATCCCTTGCAGAATATCGCAATTTTGCAGGAACATGACCTGCTCAAcattatcatcatcaatggccGCATTCATAAAGCAGGTCACAAGGAATATGTAATTCCGGCCCAAGACGTGACTGGTGTGCACTCGATGACGAACGAGATGGCCCGTGTTGGGATGCAAGGAAAAACTCAGACTGCATTTTAA
- a CDS encoding uncharacterized protein (ID:PFLUO_007431-T1.cds;~source:funannotate), with protein MDLETNPPLKPLDSIDQTVLDAHDLATLGHDQALSRKFNIWSMLALGFCVLGTWGTFAQDLATGLTNGGPVGILWGLLLVTICNICVALSLGELCSSMPTALGQAYWVFRLWNSPTGRFTSYLCAWINTFGWWTLAASANAFMTNFILGMKVMFDVRWSGATEGWVQLLLYIGLTLMLTVVNLVSCRSDRTLPILNNFIGLWFAGLFVVISIVMIACVAAKPNLSFRPARFVFATWSNQTEWSDGVTWFIGLVQAAYGLTAFDSVIHMAEEIPAPRKNVPKTIWMSVVCGAVTGFIFMVICLFCIQNLGRVLNSPTGLPFIELIQSTVGLSGGAVLIAMFVANGLGQGISIMTTSSRLTWGFARDGGIPWSQYFAHVDQTWKVPARALWLQGALIAVVGFLYLGVTTVLEAILSVSTIALTISYCIPILTLLCVGRDKLPPGPFALGKFGPVINWVSVVYCVVTTVFFFFPGSPAPTPSDMNYAIAVFGVMLVLAIGFWVFKGHKTYLTSEEAMNTIIQARCQEESAGATPDGKEGKTRSFGS; from the coding sequence ATGGATTTGGAAACGAATCCACCGCTAAAGCCCCTCGACTCGATCGATCAGACCGTCCTCGATGCACACGATCTCGCTACCCTTGGCCATGACCAAGCACTATCACGCAAGTTCAACATCTGGAGCATGCTCGCTCTTGGATTCTGCGTACTCGGAACATGGGGAACATTCGCACAAGATCTAGCCACTGGCCTGACGAACGGTGGCCCCGTTGGGATTCTCTGggggttgctgctggtcacGATATGCAATATCTGCGTGGCATTGTCCCTAGGAGAGCTGTGTAGCAGTATGCCAACAGCACTTGGCCAAGCATACTGGGTTTTCCGCCTCTGGAATTCCCCCACTGGTCGGTTTACCTCCTATCTTTGCGCCTGGATCAATACATTCGGATGGTGGACtctcgccgcctccgcgAATGCCTTCATGACGAATTTCATCCTCGGGATGAAAGTCATGTTCGATGTTCGTTGGTCAGGGGCTACAGAAGGCTGGGTTCAGCTGTTGCTGTACATCGGCCTGACGTTAATGCTCACTGTAGTGAATCTGGTGTCGTGTCGCAGTGACCGGACATTGCCTATCCTCAACAATTTTATTGGGCTGTGGTTCGCCGGGCTATTCGTGGTGATCAGCATTGTGATGATTGCTTGTGTGGCCGCAAAACCGAATCTGTCATTTCGACCAGCGCGGTTTGTGTTCGCTACCTGGTCTAACCAGACCGAATGGAGCGATGGAGTCACCTGGTTTATTGGCCTCGTTCAAGCTGCTTACGGATTGACGGCCTTCGACTCCGTGATTCACATGGCAGAAGAAATCCCCGCGCCTCGAAAGAATGTTCCCAAAACCATATGGATGTCGGTTGTATGCGGCGCAGTTACCggcttcatcttcatggTGATCTGCCTGTTTTGCATTCAGAATCTGGGTCGCGTCCTGAACTCACCAACGGGCTTGCCATTCATCGAGCTCATCCAGAGTACAGTTGGTCTAAGCGGCGGTGCGGTCCTTATCGCAATGTTCGTGGCAAACGGATTGGGTCAGGGAATTAGTATCATGACGACTTCCTCACGCTTGACCTGGGGATTTGCTCGGGATGGCGGTATCCCATGGAGCCAATACTTTGCACATGTGGATCAGACGTGGAAAGTACCTGCACGCGCACTCTGGCTTCAGGGAGCCCTGATCGCCGTGGTTGGTTTCCTCTATCTCGGCGTGACCACAGTCCTGGAGGCTATTCTCAGCGTCAGCACGATTGCGCTCACGATCTCATACTGCATCCCAATTTTGACTTTGCTTTGCGTTGGTCGCGACAAGCTACCACCGGGCCCTTTTGCCTTGGGCAAATTCGGGCCTGTTATCAACTGGGTCAGTGTCGTATACTGCGTCGTAACTAccgtctttttcttcttcccgggCAGTCCTGCACCAACGCCGAGTGATATGAACTACGCAATTGCTGTCTTTGGGGTTATGTTGGTTCTTGCAATTGGTTTCTGGGTCTTCAAGGGCCATAAGACGTATCTGACGTCGGAGGAGGCGATGAATACTATTATTCAAGCTCGTTGTCAAGAGGAATCTGCGGGAGCTACACCtgatgggaaagaaggcaAGACGAGATCTTTTGGTTCATAA
- a CDS encoding uncharacterized protein (ID:PFLUO_007432-T1.cds;~source:funannotate), with protein MTMFHERIMALLQTYFSISVGAQPLKKLVDNLLWDGGSTWTYAKESNDGVLLIERHESRNEASNVIKMMDSLQSRTDLFVGLLGSDPSSEERTGDMFLHVSESWLVHPTCTPQTHEPSKASLDDGDSENLIQRLVSAKVSEKLLDNFRDMLSRRPLRVLELIKHVINGELQKLESQRGPQEAGKVLLSSLANIVHKEEGQEKSRSDTESFESLSTAFSLLSTVLASAEFATSQEIKPLLESIKDQLDQLIPLLPPSLSKPGTTSSMLLEIQLTHPEHDDTKPAPAHISDLETHRQALANLNSELPPVQAEGFSLLSTLITKSSPVLDIPATLTLLLSIITDTSESAASEEFIYLNAIKIIGTLASRHPRTVVKTLVDSYADRSEQRDLDQRLRIGEALLRTVQDLGDALTGETAKILGEGMIAVGGRRGRKPQTQRSRAEQLEKEKRKKEREEPAMPEGWSTTSGPSASLSEMDLLGYDDSESESPEQTAQAANIVAAWAAGASSDEDPDDLRIRASALSVLASAVQSNIIGLGPAILSSSVELALATLTLEPAPESAILRRSSVILLLDILKTLDTTREKRGGKEIGFGFSLVDDASPFSSSHDTGSRGPSTIGNIPSMLRTLGFVESRETDGITRGHLRALVESLEAWLEKSLMWRIGSQTGDGDEAAEPRLELGNRIAGLSVDPIAGQSGGQRPRIEEIE; from the coding sequence ATGACGATGTTTCACGAAAGGATCATGGCTTTGCTGCAAACATATTTCAGCATCTCAGTTGGTGCGCAGCCTCTCAAAAAACTTGTTGACAATCTCCTCTGGGACGGCGGCTCTACCTGGACATATGCCAAAGAGTCAAACGACGGTGTTCTTTTGATAGAACGACATGAAAGCAGAAACGAAGCTTCGAATGTGATTAAAATGATGGACTCTCTACAGAGCCGAACGGATCTCTTTGTCGGTTTACTAGGCTCCGATCCCAGCAGCGAGGAACGGACTGGCGATATGTTCCTCCATGTGAGCGAGTCCTGGCTTGTGCATCCCACCTGTACTCCGCAGACGCATGAACCGTCCAAGGCGTCgctggatgatggtgacAGTGAGAACCTCATACAGAGATTGGTCAGTGCAAAGGTCTCGGAGAAGCTGCTTGACAATTTCCGCGATATGCTCTCACGCCGCCCTCTTCGAGTACTGGAGCTCATCAAGCACGTCATCAACGGGGAGCTGCAGAAGCTCGAATCCCAGCGAGGACCACAGGAGGCCGGCAAAGTATTACTCTCCTCGCTGGCAAACATCGTTCACAAAGAAGAGGGCCAGGAGAAGAGTCGATCTGACACTGAGTCCTTCGAGTCACTCTCGACCGCGTTCAGCCTGCTGTCCACCGTGCTGGCCTCTGCTGAGTTCGCTACCTCGCAAGAAATCAAACCGCTGCTCGAGTCGATCAAGGATCAATTGGATCAACTTATCCCCCTACTCCCTCCGTCCCTTTCAAAGCCCGGGACGACCTCCTCCATGTTACTTGAAATCCAGCTCACACACCCCGAGCATGACGATACCAAACCCGCGCCGGCACATATATCTGATCTCGAAACACATCGCCAAGCGCTAGCCAATCTCAACTCAGAACTCCCGCCCGTCCAAGCAGAGGGATTCTCGCTTCTGTCGACGTTGATCACGAAATCGTCGCCCGTGCTCGATATCCCCGCAACCCTgactctccttctctctatCATCACCGACACGTCCGAGTCTGCGGCAAGCGAAGAGTTCATCTATCTCAACGCTATCAAAATAATCGGCACACTGGCATCTCGGCATCCGCGCACAGTGGTCAAGACACTGGTAGACAGCTACGCCGACAGAAGCGAGCAGCGGGATCTCGATCAGCGCTTGAGAATCGGCGAAGCCTTGCTACGAACAGTGCAAGATCTGGGCGATGCGCTGACAGGCGAGACGGCAAAGATCCTCGGCGAGGGCATGATCGCCGTGGGtggacgacgaggccgaAAGCCACAAACACAGCGAAGTCGGGCAGAACAACTTGAAAaggagaagcggaagaaagaGCGAGAAGAACCCGCCATGCCCGAGGGATGGTCCACGACATCTGGACCTTCTGCCTCGTTATCCGAAATGGATCTCCTGGGATATGACGACTCGGAAAGCGAATCCCCCGAACAAACAGCTCAGGCCGCGAACATAGTCGCAGCCTGGGCAGCGGGCGCCTCGTCAGACGAAGACCCGGACGACCTTCGCATCCGCGCTTCTGCACTCTCGGTCCTTGCATCTGCCGTGCAGAGCAACATCATCGGCCTGGGCCCGGCCATCCTCTCCTCATCCGTGGAGTTGGCTCTTGCAACATTAACACTCGAGCCCGCACCCGAGAGCGCGATTCTACGCCGTTCAAGTGTGATTCTCCTTCTGGATATCTTGAAGACATTGGACACGACTCGCGAGAAACGCGGCGGGAAAGAGATCGGGTTTGGGTTCTCGTTGGTGGACGACGCATCccctttctcctcctcccatgATACCGGCTCGCGTGGCCCGTCGACTATCGGTAATATACCTTCCATGCTCCGGACGCTGGGATTCGTGGAGAGCCGAGAAACGGACGGAATTACCCGTGGACATCTTCGCGCGCTGGTTGAGAGCCTGGAGGCTTGGTTGGAGAAGTCGTTGATGTGGAGGATCGGAAGTCAGaccggagatggagatgaggcGGCTGAGCCGAGGCTGGAATTGGGGAATCGGATTGCAGGACTCAGTGTTGATCCCATAGCTGGACAGAGTGGAGGGCAGCGGCCGAGAATTGAGGAGATAGAGTGA